The Micromonospora sp. WMMD961 genome has a segment encoding these proteins:
- a CDS encoding extracellular solute-binding protein: protein MAVFPRRRLAAVALAATTALLVTAGCGGGDEEGGDGPVTLTVDVFGQFGYEQLYQEYMAANPDVKIVERGTGTNLDEYSPKLTQWLAAGRGAGDVVAIEEGLLVEYKANPGNFVNLLDHGAADLKGNFLEWKWNAGLTADGKQLIGLGTDVGGIAMCYRKDLFEKAGLPTERDAVSQLWPTWQDYIATGEKFVAAKTGASFLDAATNTFNTILLQNAGNTSGYSYYDTSEKLVVDSNPAVRQAWDTTMDIIDSGLSGKYGSWSEEWVSAFKQSKFATITCPAWMTGVIEANAGPTAKGKWDIARVPGSGGNWGGSHLAVPKQSKHQAEAIELAKFLTSAKGQIGAFKAKGPLPSSPQALDDPAITGAKNAYFSEAPVGTIFGSGAKSLKPVYMGPKNQAVRTEVENAVRTVELGQRDPGQGWTDAVDNAKKAAAK, encoded by the coding sequence ATGGCTGTCTTCCCGCGCCGCCGCCTCGCCGCGGTGGCCCTCGCCGCGACCACCGCCCTGCTCGTCACCGCCGGCTGCGGTGGCGGTGACGAAGAGGGCGGGGACGGACCGGTCACCCTCACCGTCGACGTCTTCGGTCAGTTCGGCTACGAGCAGCTCTATCAGGAGTACATGGCCGCGAACCCGGACGTGAAGATCGTCGAGCGGGGCACCGGCACCAACCTCGACGAGTACTCGCCGAAGCTGACCCAGTGGCTCGCCGCCGGCCGGGGGGCCGGCGACGTGGTGGCCATCGAGGAGGGCCTGCTGGTCGAGTACAAGGCGAACCCCGGCAACTTCGTCAACCTGCTCGACCACGGCGCCGCCGACCTCAAGGGCAACTTCCTCGAATGGAAGTGGAACGCCGGGCTGACCGCCGACGGCAAGCAGCTCATCGGCCTCGGCACCGACGTCGGCGGCATCGCCATGTGCTACCGCAAGGACCTCTTCGAGAAGGCCGGCCTGCCCACCGAGCGGGACGCCGTCTCCCAGCTCTGGCCGACCTGGCAGGACTACATCGCCACCGGCGAGAAGTTCGTCGCCGCGAAGACCGGCGCGTCCTTCCTCGACGCGGCCACCAACACCTTCAACACCATCCTGCTCCAGAACGCCGGCAACACCAGCGGCTACAGCTACTACGACACCAGCGAGAAGCTGGTCGTGGACAGCAACCCGGCGGTACGGCAGGCGTGGGACACCACGATGGACATCATCGACTCCGGACTCTCCGGCAAGTACGGCTCCTGGTCCGAGGAGTGGGTGTCCGCCTTCAAGCAGTCGAAGTTCGCCACCATCACCTGCCCGGCCTGGATGACCGGCGTCATCGAGGCGAACGCCGGCCCGACCGCCAAGGGCAAGTGGGACATCGCCCGGGTGCCCGGCAGCGGCGGCAACTGGGGTGGCTCGCACCTCGCCGTGCCGAAGCAGAGCAAGCACCAGGCCGAGGCGATCGAACTGGCGAAGTTCCTGACCAGCGCCAAGGGTCAGATCGGCGCGTTCAAGGCCAAGGGGCCACTGCCCTCCTCGCCGCAGGCGCTCGACGACCCGGCGATCACCGGCGCGAAGAACGCGTACTTCTCCGAGGCACCCGTCGGCACCATCTTCGGCAGCGGCGCGAAGAGCCTCAAGCCGGTGTACATGGGCCCGAAGAACCAGGCCGTGCGCACCGAAGTGGAGAACGCCGTACGGACCGTGGAGCTGGGCCAGCGTGACCCCGGTCAGGGCTGGACGGACGCGGTGGACAACGCCAAGAAGGCCGCCGCCAAGTAG
- a CDS encoding sugar ABC transporter permease, with product MAVQLDARPPVTPASDDRRRSSGRLSRFDTRFSPYLYIAPFFLIFGVFGAYPLAYTFWVSLHDWDLLGTDHPFVGAENYTRLLADTDFWHALVNTMGIFVISTVPQLLAALWLANLLNRGLRARTGWRMAVLVPNVTSTAAVAIVFGVLFGREFGMINWLLDLVGVDAIEWKSNRLASWVAISAMVDWRWTGYNALILLAAMQAIPRDLYEAAAIDGASRARQFWSVTVPLLKPTIIFCAIIATIGGLQLFTEPRMFNSGTNPIRGGPLRESQTLTMYMFENAFAPHYNFGYGSAVAWLLFALIAIVAAVNVLILRRLGGGARPSARKGSTR from the coding sequence ATGGCCGTCCAGCTCGACGCCCGTCCACCGGTCACACCGGCATCCGACGACCGCCGCCGATCCTCGGGTCGGCTCAGCCGGTTCGACACCCGCTTCTCGCCGTACCTCTACATCGCCCCGTTCTTCCTGATCTTCGGCGTCTTCGGGGCGTACCCGCTGGCGTACACCTTCTGGGTGTCGCTGCACGACTGGGACCTGCTCGGCACCGACCACCCGTTCGTCGGCGCGGAGAACTACACCCGGCTGCTCGCCGACACCGACTTCTGGCACGCGCTGGTCAACACGATGGGCATCTTCGTGATCTCCACGGTGCCGCAGCTGCTCGCCGCGCTCTGGCTGGCCAACCTCCTGAACCGGGGGCTGCGGGCCCGTACCGGCTGGCGGATGGCGGTGCTCGTCCCGAACGTCACCTCCACGGCCGCCGTGGCGATCGTCTTCGGGGTGCTCTTCGGCCGCGAGTTCGGCATGATCAACTGGCTGCTCGACCTGGTCGGGGTGGACGCGATCGAGTGGAAGTCCAATCGGCTCGCCTCCTGGGTGGCGATCTCCGCCATGGTCGACTGGCGGTGGACCGGTTACAACGCGCTGATCCTGCTCGCCGCGATGCAGGCCATCCCCCGCGACCTGTACGAGGCGGCGGCGATCGACGGCGCCAGCCGCGCCCGGCAGTTCTGGTCGGTCACCGTGCCGCTGCTCAAACCGACGATCATCTTCTGCGCCATCATCGCCACCATCGGCGGGTTGCAGCTCTTCACCGAACCCCGGATGTTCAACTCCGGCACCAACCCGATCCGCGGCGGGCCACTGCGCGAGTCGCAGACGCTGACCATGTACATGTTCGAGAACGCCTTCGCCCCGCACTACAACTTCGGGTACGGCTCGGCCGTGGCCTGGCTGCTCTTCGCGCTCATCGCGATCGTCGCGGCGGTCAACGTGCTGATCCTGCGCCGGCTCGGCGGCGGAGCGCGCCCCAGCGCCCGGAAGGGATCCACCCGATGA
- a CDS encoding carbohydrate ABC transporter permease produces MSRLWRATPLTYLALVFAAALSIFPIWWMFVVASRSNDAMGQLPPPVTPGGNLGANIARLFDNTDAYFLTGLINSAIVATTVTVSVVFFSSLAGFAFAKLRFRGRNALLLVIIATMMVPTQLGVIPLYLLMTKLHWNDRLPAVIVPVLVTGFGVFMMRQYAGQAISDELIEAARMDGCGTARIWWHVVVPALRPAAAVLGLLTFMTTWNDFLWPYAVLNDPANPTVQLSLRALSDGYYQDMSQVFTGTAIATLPLLLVFVLFGRQIIGGIMEGAVKA; encoded by the coding sequence ATGAGCCGGCTCTGGCGGGCCACCCCGCTCACCTACCTGGCCCTGGTGTTCGCCGCCGCCCTGTCGATCTTCCCGATCTGGTGGATGTTCGTCGTCGCCAGCCGCAGCAACGACGCGATGGGCCAACTGCCACCGCCGGTCACCCCCGGCGGCAACCTGGGCGCGAACATCGCCCGACTGTTCGACAACACCGACGCGTACTTCCTCACCGGTCTGATCAACTCGGCGATCGTCGCGACCACGGTGACCGTCTCCGTGGTGTTCTTCTCCAGCCTGGCCGGGTTCGCCTTCGCCAAGCTGAGGTTCCGGGGTCGCAACGCCCTGCTGCTGGTGATCATCGCGACCATGATGGTGCCGACGCAGCTCGGCGTGATCCCGCTCTACCTGCTCATGACCAAGCTGCACTGGAACGACAGGCTGCCGGCGGTCATCGTCCCGGTCCTGGTCACCGGGTTCGGGGTGTTCATGATGCGGCAGTACGCCGGCCAGGCCATCAGCGACGAACTGATCGAGGCCGCCCGGATGGACGGCTGCGGCACCGCCCGGATCTGGTGGCACGTGGTGGTTCCCGCGCTGCGTCCGGCCGCCGCCGTGCTCGGCCTGCTCACGTTCATGACCACCTGGAACGACTTCCTGTGGCCGTACGCTGTGCTGAACGATCCGGCGAATCCGACCGTGCAACTCTCCCTGCGGGCGCTGTCGGATGGCTACTACCAGGACATGTCGCAGGTGTTCACCGGGACAGCCATCGCGACGCTGCCCCTGCTGTTGGTGTTCGTGTTGTTCGGCCGGCAGATCATCGGCGGGATCATGGAAGGTGCGGTCAAGGCGTGA
- a CDS encoding GH1 family beta-glucosidase — protein sequence MNELRFPDNFLWGAATAAYQIEGAARDDGRGPSIWDTFSRTPGKVYQGHTGDVACDHYHRYADDVALMAELGLRAYRFSVAWPRIQPDGTGPANPRGLDFYDRLTDALLDRGIDPIVTLYHWDLPQALGDRGGWTNRDTAEHFATYATAVYARLGDRIDTWTTLNEPWCSAYLGYANGIHAPGEQDPGAAFTAVHHLLLGHGLAARALRAAGARGVGITLNPADVRPADPESAADAAAVRVVDGLHNRIFLDPLLAGGYPDDVREHVARIVEPTFIRDGDEKLIAAPIDLLGINYYAPGYVAGRPDGAGNGAYPGTEGAVHFVPPTGPLTDMGWMIEPAGLTRLLERIATDYPGVPLLITENGGAFPDKPGADSPDGPGQVIDTDRIAYLDGHLRAAHEAISRGVDLRGYLVWSLLDNFEWAEGYRKRFGIVHVDYLTQRRTPKASARWYQEVISRNGL from the coding sequence GTGAACGAACTCCGTTTCCCCGACAATTTCCTCTGGGGTGCGGCCACCGCCGCCTACCAGATCGAGGGCGCGGCCCGCGACGACGGTCGCGGTCCGTCCATCTGGGACACCTTCAGCCGTACGCCGGGCAAGGTCTACCAGGGCCACACCGGCGACGTCGCCTGCGACCACTACCACCGGTACGCCGACGACGTGGCGCTGATGGCCGAGCTGGGGCTGCGGGCGTACCGTTTCTCGGTCGCCTGGCCCCGGATCCAACCGGACGGCACCGGCCCGGCCAACCCGCGCGGGCTGGACTTCTACGACCGGCTCACGGACGCGCTGCTCGACCGGGGAATCGACCCGATCGTCACCCTCTACCACTGGGACCTGCCCCAGGCCCTCGGTGACCGGGGCGGCTGGACCAACCGGGACACCGCCGAGCACTTTGCCACCTACGCCACGGCCGTGTACGCCCGCCTCGGCGACCGGATCGACACGTGGACCACCCTCAACGAGCCGTGGTGCTCGGCCTACCTCGGCTACGCCAACGGAATACACGCCCCCGGCGAGCAGGACCCGGGGGCGGCCTTCACCGCCGTACACCATCTGCTGCTCGGGCACGGCCTGGCGGCGCGGGCGTTGCGGGCGGCCGGCGCGCGCGGCGTCGGCATCACCCTCAACCCGGCCGACGTACGCCCGGCCGACCCGGAGAGCGCGGCGGACGCCGCCGCGGTCCGCGTGGTCGACGGCCTGCACAACCGGATCTTCCTCGACCCGCTGCTGGCCGGCGGCTACCCGGACGACGTTCGCGAGCACGTGGCCCGGATCGTCGAACCGACCTTCATCCGCGACGGTGACGAGAAGCTGATCGCCGCCCCGATCGACCTGCTCGGGATCAACTACTACGCGCCCGGTTACGTGGCAGGTCGACCCGACGGTGCCGGCAACGGCGCGTACCCGGGCACCGAGGGCGCGGTGCACTTCGTGCCGCCGACCGGGCCACTGACCGACATGGGCTGGATGATCGAGCCGGCCGGGTTGACCCGGCTGCTGGAACGGATCGCCACCGACTACCCCGGGGTACCGCTGCTGATCACCGAGAACGGTGGGGCGTTTCCCGACAAGCCCGGCGCCGACTCGCCCGACGGGCCAGGCCAGGTGATCGACACCGACCGCATCGCCTACCTCGACGGGCACCTGCGTGCGGCGCACGAGGCGATCTCCCGGGGCGTGGACCTGCGCGGTTATCTCGTATGGTCATTACTGGACAACTTCGAGTGGGCGGAGGGTTACCGCAAGCGGTTCGGGATCGTGCACGTCGACTACCTGACCCAGCGGCGCACACCGAAGGCCAGCGCCCGGTGGTACCAGGAGGTGATCTCCCGGAACGGGCTGTGA
- a CDS encoding LacI family DNA-binding transcriptional regulator, translating into MTTAQRPTLEAVAARAGVSRATVSRVVNGSTTVAEPIREAVTRAVAELGYVPNLAARSLVTQRTDSIALVMPEAATRVFSDDQVFPGIIRGVSQELEAADKQLVLMLAGSPAGHQRVERYTTGRHVDGVLFASLHGADPLPGTLTRLGIPVVVSGRPLGDVPVPYVDVDHVAGVTAAVRHLIDGGRRRIATIAGPQDMVAGIERLSGYRSAVADAGLPELVAVGDFTRESGAAAMRHLLTEHPDLDGVFAASDLMAHAALRTLREAGRRVPEDVAVIGFDDIETAAYTEPPLTTVRQPIVELGRRMTRQLLRLAAGETIEQRVMLPTELIRRASA; encoded by the coding sequence ATGACGACGGCGCAGCGGCCGACGCTCGAAGCAGTGGCGGCGAGGGCCGGGGTGTCCCGCGCCACCGTGTCCCGGGTGGTCAACGGCTCCACCACCGTCGCCGAGCCGATCCGGGAGGCGGTCACCCGGGCCGTCGCCGAGTTGGGGTACGTGCCCAACCTCGCCGCCCGCAGCCTGGTCACCCAACGCACCGACTCGATCGCCCTGGTCATGCCGGAGGCCGCCACCCGGGTCTTCTCCGACGACCAGGTCTTCCCCGGCATCATCCGGGGTGTCAGCCAGGAGTTGGAGGCGGCCGACAAGCAACTGGTGCTGATGCTCGCCGGCTCGCCCGCCGGGCACCAACGGGTCGAGCGGTACACCACCGGCCGGCACGTCGACGGGGTGCTCTTCGCCTCGCTGCACGGCGCCGACCCGCTACCCGGCACGCTGACCCGACTCGGCATTCCGGTGGTGGTCAGCGGCCGGCCGCTCGGCGACGTACCGGTGCCGTACGTCGACGTCGACCACGTGGCCGGAGTGACCGCAGCCGTCCGACACCTGATCGACGGTGGTCGCCGACGCATCGCCACCATCGCCGGGCCACAGGACATGGTCGCCGGGATCGAACGGCTCAGCGGTTACCGCAGCGCGGTCGCCGACGCCGGGTTGCCCGAGCTCGTCGCCGTCGGCGACTTCACCCGGGAGTCCGGGGCGGCGGCGATGCGGCACCTGCTCACCGAGCACCCCGACCTGGACGGCGTCTTCGCCGCCTCCGACCTGATGGCGCACGCCGCCCTGCGTACGCTGCGCGAGGCCGGTCGGCGGGTGCCGGAGGACGTGGCGGTGATCGGCTTCGACGACATCGAGACCGCCGCGTACACCGAGCCGCCGCTGACCACGGTCCGGCAGCCGATCGTGGAACTCGGCCGCCGGATGACCCGCCAACTGCTCCGGCTGGCCGCCGGGGAGACCATCGAGCAGCGGGTCATGCTCCCCACCGAGCTGATCCGCCGAGCCTCCGCCTGA